From a region of the Methanotorris formicicus Mc-S-70 genome:
- a CDS encoding TIGR00288 family NYN domain-containing protein — translation MWKKLGDLKSKLYIKTRKKGSNKIALLIDGPNMLRKEFNIDLDKIREALEEFGTIVIGRVYLNQYASDKLIEAIVNQGFEPRISAGDVDVEMAVDGTELIFNGNIDTIAYMTRDADFLPAIRKAKERGKKIIVIGAEPGFSTALQNIADHVIKIEENFALDREKLEKKKKERDANREKEEDEI, via the coding sequence ATGTGGAAAAAACTTGGCGATTTGAAAAGTAAATTGTATATAAAAACCCGTAAAAAAGGTTCAAACAAAATAGCCCTTCTTATTGATGGGCCGAATATGTTAAGGAAGGAGTTTAATATTGATTTAGATAAGATTAGAGAAGCATTGGAAGAGTTTGGAACTATTGTTATTGGAAGGGTTTATTTAAACCAATATGCATCAGACAAGTTGATAGAGGCTATTGTTAATCAAGGTTTTGAACCAAGAATCTCTGCTGGAGATGTTGATGTTGAAATGGCTGTTGATGGGACAGAACTAATTTTTAATGGCAATATTGACACGATTGCATATATGACGAGAGATGCTGATTTTTTACCTGCAATTAGGAAGGCAAAAGAAAGAGGGAAAAAAATTATTGTTATTGGGGCTGAACCAGGATTCTCGACTGCATTGCAAAATATAGCAGATCATGTAATAAAAATTGAAGAAAATTTTGCACTTGATAGGGAAAAATTGGAAAAAAAGAAGAAAGAAAGAGATGCCAATAGAGAAAAAGAAGAAGATGAAATTTGA